TGATCGTGTCGATGACCTGGCCGTCGGTGAACGCAGTGCCGTGCCAGCGGAAGTGCTTGGCCAGGTCGTGCGGGGCCTTGACGACGCGGGACCCGACGATGAACCGCAACCCGGCCTCGTCGATCGCCTTCAGGTTTGCCGCCGACAGCATGCCGGCGTCGGCGACGACCACCATGTCGGCCACACCGTGCCGCTGCTGGAACGCCTTGATGACCGGGATGATCGTGTGCGTTTCGGCCTTGTTGCCCTCGAAGCAGGCAATCTCCAACGGGTGGCCCGTGCGGTCCACCAGGAGACCGACCACAATCTGTGGGTCGACCCGACGTTCCTTGCTGAACCCGACCTTGCGGAGGTCGTCTTCGGTGTCGGTCTCGAAGTACAACGTCGTGACGTCGTATAACAGCAGGGACACATCACCGCCCTGTTCGGACCACACATGCTGGAAACACGCCTGCGCGATCTTGTCGCGATAGCCCTTGTCAGCACAGCGTTTCAGGCAGCGTTTCACCGTGGACAGGTGCACCGGCACCAGCCCGAGCTCCGCGATGACCCGCAAGCTGTCCAGCTTCGACGTGGGCTCCACCAGACGCGCTAGCACCAGCTGGAAGAACGCCTCATCCTCGATGGCGTCGAACCCGAGTCGTCCCCACGAGTCACGGACCACGTCGACCAATAGTTGGGAGCGTTTCCCCTCGATGACCGCCACCCCCGGCCGCACCCCCCGCTCGCCGGGCAACTCCAGCGCCGGCTGGTTCGCGTGCAGCTTGTCGTGGCCGACCCGCATCAACGCCGCCAACTCGGCCTCATCATGGGCGGACCCGAGGTGCTCCAGGATCGTGCGGACCCCATGGCGCTTCTCGACGATTTGCACCGCAGTGGCCCCCGAAGCGGTCTTCACCTTCCGCAGGAACGGGCTCACCGGGCGATCCTACCGGGCCTTTAGTGGGCGCTTCTGACTCTTCCGTGGGTCATGGTCGGCCGGGGAGGGTGGGGCGGTGGCCGCCGAGGGTGAGCATGGCCAGGGCGATGAGTGCGTCGGGTGAGCGGAACCCGTACGCGACGCGGGTGATGAGTCGGATCTTGGTGTTGACGGACTCGATGCGCCCGTTGGAGAGTCCGTGCTCGATCGCGGCGAGGATCCTCTCGCGGTGTTTGACGATCGAGCGTTGGAGTTTCACGAAGGCGGGGATGCGACATCGACGCGCCCAGGAGATCCACCGCTCCAGTGCGTCGATGGCTTGCTCGTAGGGCAGCTTGAAGACGACCCGTAGTCCTTCTTTGAGGAGGTAGGCGCGGTGCAACCTGGGGTCGGTCTGCGCGATCCAGGCGAGCTTCTCGGTCTGCCTCTCGGTGAGATCCTCAGGGTTCTTCCACAGCGCGTAGCGTGAGTTCTTCAACCTGCGGGCTGTGTCGTTGGCGGGTCTGGCGGGGGCGTCTTTGCGAGGTCTGCCGACGTTGCGGCGCGGCTCACTCCGGGCGGCCTTGCGGGCATCGTTCCATGCCTGCCGGCGCACCTCATCCAGGGCGTCGGTGGCCCACTTGACGACGTGGAACGGGTCAGCGCAGCGCACTGCATGAGGGCACTTCTCCGCCACGACGTCGCCGATCCAGTCCGCCCCGTCCGCACTGACATGCGTGACCTGGGCGCACCTGCCCGCCCCGGAGGCCTCCAGGGCGTCAAAGAAGGCTCGCAGCGTCTTCTTGTCCCGCCCAGGCGCTGCCCACACGAGTCGGCCGGTGTCGTGACAGACGACGACGGTGAGGTACTTGTGGCCCTTCTTGTAGCTGATCTCATCGATCCCGATGCGCGTGAGCCCGGCGAACAGATCCACACTACCGGCGGTGTCCTCCCACACCCGGGAGATGATGTTCCCCACCGTGCGCCACGCAATGCGCATCAGTTCGCACACCGCAGACTTCGAGGACACTGTCGCCAACCACGCGACCTGATCGTCGAAGAACCTCGTGTGTCCGGCACCGTGACGCGCCCAGGGGACCTGGCCGACTGTCACCCCATGCTCGGGGCAGTCAACACGCGGCGCGTTGGCTTCCAGCCACACCGGGACAGGGCCCAGATCCAGCCCACGCCACCGACGCGGCCCCTCACCCCAGTCATACCTGGGAGCACGCTTCGCGCACTTGCCACACCGAGGCTTCAACTTGCCCGACGGGCGCACTGACGCGACCACGACCTCCTCGTCATCGTCGTACTCGACCCGCTCGATGATGGTGGTCTTCTCGACTCCCAGCAGCCCTCGCCATAGGGTGGTTTCCTGCACGCCGTTCTCCGCGTCTCGTGACTGACTCTAGACAAGCCAGAAACATAGACCAGAGAACGGCGTGCACCCCCACAGACCCGCTCAACCACCCACGGAAGAGTCACAAGAGCCCTTTAGTGCCCCGAACCCGACGCCCAAATGCGACTGACTAGCCGCGATACATGGCCGAAACCCCGAAATCCGCTGCAGAGGTCCAACTCAGGTCATCGACACGCTCTCTGAGATCCGCGTGGCTGGCCGCACCGGCAGGCCGAGGTCACGGCCGGACCGGTTGCTCGCAGACAAGGGCTACCCCTCAAAGGCGAACCGGGCTTGGCTGCGCGAGCACGGCATCGCCGCGACGATCCCTGAACGCGAGGACCAGATCACCCACCGCCGCAAGCGGTCCGGCCGACCGATCGACTTCGGCCGCGAGCAGCGAGAACGCTACAAGGGCCGCAACGTCGTCGAACGATGCTTCAACAAGCTCAAGCAGTGGCGCGGTATCGCGATGCGCTCAGACAAGACCGCCCGGAACTACCACTCTGCGCTCTGCCTCGCCGCCACCCTCCAATGGCTTTAGCAACACGCCCTAGCGCCTGGGCCATGTCCTTGCGCTGCTCAGGATCGGTGGTCGGGGTCATCCCGTGGGACTGGAAGCGAGCGTCGCGGACCCAGGCTTGGAGGGTGGTCTTGGCCATCCCCATGTCCTTGGCGACCTGCTTCTGCGGGATGCCTGAGGCGACAAGCGCGACCGCGTCGCGCTTGAACTCGTCAGTGTAAACGATCTTCGGCATGGATGCCATCCTTCCAGCACGACCCTTTCATGGGAGTCATGCGATCTTGGAGTCAACCAAACCGTCAGCAGTCCCGTCACCTTCCTGGCGAATGGTCAACCTGGGCTGACTGATCTTGGGGCCCCGATTCCGTGTGTGATCTGGCCACGACCGTGATCTCCTGCGTCAAGAGTTCGGGGTGGCGTGCGCACAGGTCGCCGTGGCTGAACCCTCTGAATTCCTTCGACTGGAGACTCGGGAAAATCCGCGTCATCAGGCGTTGGGTGGGGCGCACGGCCCGGCGTTCCCGCTCTCCCCACCACAGGTGCACGCGGGCCTGCGGTCGCGGTTCGAGCGTGTGGAGGTCGGCCGACCACGCGAGGTTCGACCATGCGGTGTTGCGATAGGACTGGCGGGATGCGCCGAGGTAGATCGCATCGCTGACGCCTCCGGACAGTACGGGCAGCCCCGTGAAGCTTGCGATCTTCCGAAGGGTGTCGGACGCCAGAAAGCGAGCCAGCGGTTCCTCCAGACGGGCCATTGCGGGAGTGAACGAGCCGGTGTTCGCGTAGACGGCGCCGTCAAGGATTGTGGTGAGTACCCGCTCGTGGTGGGCGACATAGGTCGCGGTCTGACAGCCCAGAGAGTGGGCGTACAGGCAGGTGAGCATGCCGTCGAGTTCGGAATCGATAAATCCGATAATCCGTTCGGCCTCGGCCCGTGCGTTTCGGAATGTCGTGTCCTCGGTCGAGTCGAAACCACTCATCCCATAGGCAACCACGTGAAAGTGGCGCGACAGTAGAGGAATCGCTCGGGAGAAGCTCCGCTCCCAAGTGGTGTCTGCACCGTGTACTAACAAGAGGGTGGGGGCACTATCCGCACCGAAATGATGAAAGCCCACGCGGGTGATTCTATCCTGCCCGGGTGCTCCGTCCCTGAAGGTCAAGTCCAGTGGAGTGGTGTAGCGGTTCCTTCGTCTAGGCGGTGAGGGCGAGGGGTTCGGTCACCTCCTCAACGGCGTTGGTGATGGTGCTGAGTCGGCATCGTGCGAGGACGTCGAGGCCGAGGTAGCGGCGCCCTTCTGCCCACTCATCGGTCTGCTCGGCCAAGACAGCGCCGACGAGGCGGATGATCGCTTCCCGGTTGGGGAAGATCCCGACCGCGTCGGTGCGGCGGCGGATCTCACGGTTCAGGCGTTCGGCGGGGTTGTTCGACCAGATCTGGGTCCACACGTCCTTGGGGAAGCCGGTGAACGCGAGCACGTCTGCCCGGGCGGCTTCGAGGTGCTCTGCAACCTCGGGTAGCTTCTCGGCGGTGTAGTCGAGCAGACGGTCGAACTGCGCCTGGACCGACTTTTTGTCGGGTTGGTCATAGACCGAATGGAGCATCGCTTTGACCGCGGGCCACATGCTCTTCGGGGTCACGGACATCAGGTTCGCGGCGTAGTGGGTTCGGCAGCGCTGCCAGGACGCGCCAGGCAGGTTCGCCGCGATCGCCTCCACCAGCCCGGCGTGGGCATCGCTGGTGACCAGTCGGACCCCCGCAAGGCCGCGGGCCACCAGATCGGCGAAGAACGTGTTCCACGCCGGTTTGGTCTCGGAGGTGACGACCTGCAGGCCCAGGACCTCGCGGTGTCCGTCGCCGTTGACGCCGGTGGCGACGAGGACCACGGCGTTGATCACGCGTCCGCCTTCGCGGACCTTCATCGTCAACGCGTCAGCTGCAACAAACGTGAACGGCCCGGCCTCGCCCAGGGGGCGGTGCCGGAACTGCGCTACGTGTTCGTCGAGGTCGGCGGCCATGCGTGAGACCTGTGACTTCGACAGGCCGTCGATGCCCAGGGTCTTGACGAGTTTGTCCATCCGACGAGTACTGACGCCGGCGAGGTAGCAGTCAGCGATCACCGTGATCAGGGCCGCTTCGGCTCGTTTGCGGCGCTCCAGCAGCCACTCGGGAAAGTAGCTGCCGGAGCGCAGCTTCGGGACGGCCACGTCGATGGTGCCGACGCGGGTGTCCAGCGGGCGGTGGCGGTAGCCGTTGCGCTGCGCGACCCGCTCGGTTGAGGGCTGTCCCCATTCGGCGCCGCACACGGCGTCGGCATCGGCCGAGAGGAGGGCGTTGATCATGTTCTGCAGCAGCTGGCGCATCATGTCCGGAGAGGCTTCGGTCAGCAGGTTGCCCAGCACGCGGGCGGGGTCGACAATGTGAGGAGCGGTCATCGTGGTTGATTTCCTTTGAGAGAGCTTTGGTAGGTGAACTCGAAGGATCCCACGGTGACCGCCCTGCCGTCATCGACGGCCACGGCCACTGTGGGGGCTACACCACTCTAGGGGGCTCTACTAGCCTCCGAGCCCCCTTCACCGCTCGCGACCACGCGGCGAGCATTCGGGTCCTTGGCTGCCGCGACGGCTTCGTCGAGCATCTTGCCGGCTTCCGACATCGGACGCTTGACGCTGGATTCGATCAGCGGCATGCCGGCGAACCGGTCGCGTCCGGTGACGCCGACATCGGCAGCGATGATGATGGCGCCGGCTTTGGCGATGTCATCCGGGGTGAAGGGGACGACCCCACCCGAGCCCTGAGTCTCGACGTGCAGCTCGATGCCCTTCTCCTTGGCTGCCTCCTCCAGCGCCTCCGCCGCCATATAGGTGTGGGCGATGCCGGTCGGGCAGGAGGTGATCGCCAAGATCACCGGCTTGGCGGGTTCCCCGGCCGGAGCGGGCGCAGTACTGGCGGCCGGGACAGGCGCCGGGGCCGCGGCTGGCTTGGGCTCATCGGGCTGGACGATCGCCGAGATCAGGGCGGCGGCTTCGGCCGGCGTCTTGGCCGCACGCAACGAGGCCAGGAAATCCTTGCGGACCAGCGCCCTGGAGAGCTTGGCCAACAGCTTCATGTGGGCATCGCCGGTGCCCTCCGGCGCGGCGATGCCGATGATCAGGTCGGCGGGCCCATCCTTCGACCCGAAGTCGACCGGTTCGGCCAGCCGGATCAGTCCCAGCGAGGCCTGCTTGACGGCCGCCGCGCGGAGTAGAGCCCCCTAGAGTGGTGTAGCCCCCACAGTGGCCGTGGCCGTCGATGACGGCAGGGCGGTCACCGTGGGATCCTTCGAGTTCACCTACCAAAGCTCTCTCAAAGGAAATCAACCACGATGACCGCTCCTCACATTGTCGACCCCGCCCGCGTGCTGGGCAACCTGCTGACCGAAGCCTCTCCGGACATGATGCGCCAGCTGCTGCAGAACATGATCAACGCCCTCCTCTCGGCCGATGCCGACGCCGTGTGCGGCGCCGAATGGGGACAGCCCTCAACCGAGCGGGTCGCGCAGCGCAACGGCTACCGCCACCGCCCGCTGGACACCCGCGTCGGCACCATCGACGTGGCCGTCCCGAAGCTGCGCTCCGGCAGCTACTTTCCCGAGTGGCTGCTGGAGCGCCGCAAACGAGCCGAAGCGGCCCTGATCACGGTGATCGCTGACTGCTACCTCGCCGGCGTCAGTACTCGTCGGATGGACAAACTCGTCAAGACCCTGGGCATCGACGGCCTGTCGAAGTCACAGGTCTCACGCATGGCCGCCGACCTCGACGAACACGTAGCGCAGTTCCGGCACCGCCCCCTGGGCGAGGCCGGGCCGTTCACGTTTGTTGCAGCTGACGCGTTGACGATGAAGGTCCGCGAAGGCGGACGCGTGATCAACGCCGTGGTCCTCGTCGCCACCGGCGTCAACGGCGACGGACACCGCGAGGTCCTGGGCCTGCAGGTCGTCACCTCCGAGACCAAACCGGCGTGGAACACGTTCTTCGCCGATCTGGTGGCCCGCGGCCTTGCGGGGGTCCGACTGGTCACCAGCGATGCCCACGCCGGGCTGGTGGAGGCGATCGCGGCGAACCTGCCTGGCGCGTCCTGGCAGCGCTGCCGAACCCACTACGCCGCGAACCTGATGTCCGTGACCCCGAAGAGCATGTGGCCCGCGGTCAAAGCGATGCTCCATTCGGTCTATGACCAACCCGACAAAAAGTCGGTCCAGGCGCAGTTCGACCGTCTGCTCGACTACACCGCCGAGAAGCTACCCGAGGTTGCAGAGCACCTCGAAGCCGCCCGGGCAGACGTGCTCGCGTTCACCGGCTTCCCCAAGGACGTGTGGACCCAGATCTGGTCGAACAACCCCGCCGAACGCCTGAACCGTGAGATCCGCCGCCGCACCGACGCGGTCGGGATCTTCCCCAACCGGGAAGCGATCATCCGCCTCGTCGGCGCTGTCTTGGCCGAGCAGACCGATGAGTGGGCAGAAGGGCGCCGCTACCTCGGCCTCGACGTCCTCGCACGATGCCGACTCAGCACCATCACCAACGCCGTTGAGGAGGTGACCGAACCCCTCGCCCTCACCGCCTAGACGAAGGAACCGCTACACCACTCCACTGGACTTGACCCCGCGCGGCAGTGCGGAATCGCAATGCCGCCGGGCATGCCGGTGGTGAACTGCGCTTCGCGCTTTTCGAATGCATCCAGCAAACCTGCGCGATCAGCGCGTCCGCTGGCAGCGATCAACGTCGCCATCTCGGCGATGACTGCATGTTTGTCGCCAGTGACAGTAACCCCGAGTCTGACCAGCTCGGGAGTGATAAGCGGTTCGGTCATCG
The Brooklawnia propionicigenes DNA segment above includes these coding regions:
- a CDS encoding PTS fructose transporter subunit IIB, which gives rise to MILAITSCPTGIAHTYMAAEALEEAAKEKGIELHVETQGSGGVVPFTPDDIAKAGAIIIAADVGVTGRDRFAGMPLIESSVKRPMSEAGKMLDEAVAAAKDPNARRVVASGEGGSEASRAP
- a CDS encoding IS1634 family transposase, which encodes MSPFLRKVKTASGATAVQIVEKRHGVRTILEHLGSAHDEAELAALMRVGHDKLHANQPALELPGERGVRPGVAVIEGKRSQLLVDVVRDSWGRLGFDAIEDEAFFQLVLARLVEPTSKLDSLRVIAELGLVPVHLSTVKRCLKRCADKGYRDKIAQACFQHVWSEQGGDVSLLLYDVTTLYFETDTEDDLRKVGFSKERRVDPQIVVGLLVDRTGHPLEIACFEGNKAETHTIIPVIKAFQQRHGVADMVVVADAGMLSAANLKAIDEAGLRFIVGSRVVKAPHDLAKHFRWHGTAFTDGQVIDTITMRSTAPDPNRVKTRAEPVWDPAVHPTAWRAVWQYSAKRAARDTRTLALQRNRAQAVVDGDKPAKKVRFVKTTGQQASLDEASLARAEALVGLKGYVTNITAAVMPAAEVIASYHDLWHVEQSFRMSKSDLAARPIHHRLKDSIEAHLTIVFTALAVARDLQARSGWSLKKIVRGLRPLQQVTIQLGGQRLDAEPAIPDDIAELLTALHRGH
- a CDS encoding IS256 family transposase, giving the protein MTAPHIVDPARVLGNLLTEASPDMMRQLLQNMINALLSADADAVCGAEWGQPSTERVAQRNGYRHRPLDTRVGTIDVAVPKLRSGSYFPEWLLERRKRAEAALITVIADCYLAGVSTRRMDKLVKTLGIDGLSKSQVSRMAADLDEHVAQFRHRPLGEAGPFTFVAADALTMKVREGGRVINAVVLVATGVNGDGHREVLGLQVVTSETKPAWNTFFADLVARGLAGVRLVTSDAHAGLVEAIAANLPGASWQRCRTHYAANLMSVTPKSMWPAVKAMLHSVYDQPDKKSVQAQFDRLLDYTAEKLPEVAEHLEAARADVLAFTGFPKDVWTQIWSNNPAERLNREIRRRTDAVGIFPNREAIIRLVGAVLAEQTDEWAEGRRYLGLDVLARCRLSTITNAVEEVTEPLALTA
- a CDS encoding transposase; the protein is MDTLSEIRVAGRTGRPRSRPDRLLADKGYPSKANRAWLREHGIAATIPEREDQITHRRKRSGRPIDFGREQRERYKGRNVVERCFNKLKQWRGIAMRSDKTARNYHSALCLAATLQWL
- a CDS encoding ISL3 family transposase, producing MQETTLWRGLLGVEKTTIIERVEYDDDEEVVVASVRPSGKLKPRCGKCAKRAPRYDWGEGPRRWRGLDLGPVPVWLEANAPRVDCPEHGVTVGQVPWARHGAGHTRFFDDQVAWLATVSSKSAVCELMRIAWRTVGNIISRVWEDTAGSVDLFAGLTRIGIDEISYKKGHKYLTVVVCHDTGRLVWAAPGRDKKTLRAFFDALEASGAGRCAQVTHVSADGADWIGDVVAEKCPHAVRCADPFHVVKWATDALDEVRRQAWNDARKAARSEPRRNVGRPRKDAPARPANDTARRLKNSRYALWKNPEDLTERQTEKLAWIAQTDPRLHRAYLLKEGLRVVFKLPYEQAIDALERWISWARRCRIPAFVKLQRSIVKHRERILAAIEHGLSNGRIESVNTKIRLITRVAYGFRSPDALIALAMLTLGGHRPTLPGRP
- a CDS encoding PTS sugar transporter subunit IIA, giving the protein MTEPLITPELVRLGVTVTGDKHAVIAEMATLIAASGRADRAGLLDAFEKREAQFTTGMPGGIAIPHCRAGSSPVEWCSGSFV
- a CDS encoding alpha/beta fold hydrolase, with the translated sequence MGFHHFGADSAPTLLLVHGADTTWERSFSRAIPLLSRHFHVVAYGMSGFDSTEDTTFRNARAEAERIIGFIDSELDGMLTCLYAHSLGCQTATYVAHHERVLTTILDGAVYANTGSFTPAMARLEEPLARFLASDTLRKIASFTGLPVLSGGVSDAIYLGASRQSYRNTAWSNLAWSADLHTLEPRPQARVHLWWGERERRAVRPTQRLMTRIFPSLQSKEFRGFSHGDLCARHPELLTQEITVVARSHTESGPQDQSAQVDHSPGR